The DNA region aatttttttacatattatcAAATTACAACTcatcatattaatatttaaaataattatcttaaaataatttaaacgatgatttatgattgaatgGCATTGTCAGTACTTAAACATTAAATTCGCATATTAaataatctttatatttttggCTAAAATAATGATCCTTTAACTTTTAAAAGTTCTAAAATGATCCTCTTATTTAATTCATGATAAgtttgtccttttgaaaaattgatcattttttatatttgaacacgattttgaacattttttttattgatttaagatgtaaaatttgtcttattaaatttatttacatgaaaaaaatgaaaatcaattaaTGTAAGGACAAAAAAGgcataaatgagataaaaaatacataaaaagtaagtctcatatccaacaaaagacataaaaatataatgtcatattttttcttattattcacTAGACTCATTTTTCATACAATTTTTACTGCATGTATGATCTTTTTGTTTCAAACATTTGTtggttcttataatttttatgtagataaatctaatgaaataaatttcacGTCTTGAATCCATTAGAAAAAAGTTCAAAATCatgttctaaaataaaaaaataattaattattcaaaaagACTAATTTGCCACAAATCAAATAAGAGGGTCATTTTAGTACTTTTAAAAGTTAGAGACCAATTTTGAACCACAAAATCAGGTAAAATTCCCAATTCTTGACACCTAACTAGATTATTTTGggttcatttattttataattgatttattctGTTAACCCAACTTAACCTAATATTTCAAACTTGGGTTGGGATGCTATAATAAGACTGAGTTTTTGTTTAATCTATAGCTACGAAATATTTGGAGTACTTGAATCAGTAACAATACACAATGGAGCTACAATAGCTAGCAATGGAGTTCGCTGTTTTTGAAAAGCCTAAGCAACTCAGTAACTTTAGccgaaatacaaaaaaaaaaaaaaaaaaaaaagttgggagTTGGAATATGTGTGGATTATAGGGACTGAACAAGATGACAGTGAGAAGAAGCCATTTCCTTATTCCACTAGCAGAAGATTTATTAGATGAATTGGAGCATGCTAGTGTTTTCAAGCTTAAGATCTTAAACAGGGATACCACCAGATTCAGATCAGAACAGAAGACACAGTCAATTGTTTTCTATTCTGTGACACCCCGAGACACAAATCTTAAACTAAAGgtctaattaagaaaattaagttCATTAGTTTaggaaaacaataattaaactttttgaaaagactgAATTAGAAATATCAAAATCTGACACATGTCATAGTATGGGCTGATAGCAAGTCTAGAAGACACCCATGTTAATATGCACACAAAGTAAGCGCAAATATATGTTAACTTTAGTTACCCAAAATAAAAGGAGGGTTACCATAAGCTCTCCCAGAACAAATATATTAGGCTTTGCCAATTCCTCAGGGCTCAGGTTTTTTATCCTGCTTTTGGCTCACTTCAGAATTTTTACCACTCAAATATACTATCAAGTCCAAATGCATAAAAAGAAAACTATGACCAAGAGCACAAGGACTAGTGCAGTGGCttaaaatacaaacaaacattacaataaaatttattatggagCAGGTACATTAACTATTAAACTTATCAGCCACGTTATAATGGACCAAATGCtccaacaaacaacaaaaaggaCAAAGAATCCAGCCAGAATAGTAAGGAGAGGAGGTCCTTGAGCAGCATTGCTAGTTTCATTTACATCTGATCCTTCTGTGGGTGATTTTTCACCTACAGAGTTGGGATTTGTTGCAAAAACAGTCACCAGCCTCTGATTCACTATCAATCTACTAAAACCTTTGCACCTGGACACAACCAAAAGCAGAAGATACACAGCCTGATCTCATATTACTACAAATAAGATAAAGTATTTGTGATTAAAAAAGGATGCAAGTAACAACTATGTACAATACACACACTATCATTCATTCGAGTAACATGTTGGAATTGAAGAGGGCAGATGTATTTCATTTTAGATAACATTTCTCatacttttgaaattttaaaaataagagaaatggaAAGCAGAATTAACAAGTAACCTTCCTATCATTCATTGttagtttttacttttatcattctctgaatttaaaaatgaaaattaacccTCTCCTCCATTCCCCTCCAAGCATAGCCACCCATGTGCAACTaaggtccattttcttttaatccatagGAATCAAAGACAGGTACCAAGGGTTTACAAAAACTCATACATCCTGATCAACCAGTTGAGCTAAACTTCCTTGGAAACTAAGGTccattttgaaaagtttatttACAACTTAACTAATTTAGATTTATCATATGAGTAGTGACATAAGCACTTGTGTACGGGTTTTTAAGAGCTTATGAAAATtttcaacttattttaaaacTCTCCAGTTAGTTTTTGAAATCAACTTAGATTATACAAATAACTTATATATAAGTGCTTATATACTATGTATTTATTCaataacttcaaagttcaaaagcCTCCAGTTGTTTAACAAACAAACACTAGGATAAATGAgaaaccttttttaaaaaaaaatacgaaaaagattttaaaaaaattaagcaaacaAAAGTCCTAGATTCTATAATTTGTCCAATGAAAATTGAAGAATGATGAATCCAAGCTTTTACACTTATTTATTTACCATCAGACCCACAATTTTTATCATTgcaaaacaacaaaatttaaagaaaaaacttaatTCAATTCCTTAAGAGCTTTTGATACTGTTCTCTAATCAAAATTGGGATTTCACCTAGCTAATTTGCATAATAATGGTTTACATTAAAAATCAATGTAGGTTATTGAGGTAAAACTCCAATTCTGATCCAAGAATAACACTAAAAACATCTAAGAAACTGCATCTAAGTTTTATCcaaactttaaattaaaaaaagcaaGGTTTATTATAACGATTTAAACCAACAATTCTGCTAGTTCAGCACACCacaaaaacaaacactggtatCCACCACGATAtagattttgaaattaaaatataaaatcagtAAAAAGTGATGAGAATTTTGAAACCCAGCAAACGagcaaatacaaaaataaaaatgtacagAAAAATACAGAACTAAGATGTAAAGATTAAgagcaaataaatataaaaatgaaaaaacgaaaaaagtGTGAACCTGATGGTAGAAGACGAGGGAGAGAATTTTGGAGCAGCAATAGAGAGAAATTGAGGTGGTGAAGGAAACCCTAGTGTGAGGTGTGGCTGTGGTGCTGCGTGTGAGAATCTCAGATACGCCATATCACTGTCTCAGTCTCTCAGACACCCGCAAACAAAGGACCatgaaattcaataaataataatatctaTCATATTTATTTCCAAGGTTCTTTTTTATCTGTTAattcattaatcattgtattctttttataagattttttttatgcttataagaatttaatttgaatttattgatagtatatatttttttacacggTCAATTAGTTGTAAATTGTCATTTAAGTTAagactatttaattttataataattatttacaaattacatctaaaatcattttaattgattgaaaaattaaacatttatattttcagaaacatccttaaatgaaaaaaaatctggATTAAATGAGTTATTAAAGTAACAACAACGGGAGTAAAGTGATTGCATCGGGTGCAAATCTCAAATAAGCCCTCTGGGaaaatgaataaagaaaattgttaaTCAAAGTCTGTTTAGCAGATAATAAATCTATTTTTGATTTTCTCTGTTCTCATAAATAGAGaggaaaaatatattctttttcattACTTATAActatatacaataaaaaaaagaatattttggtGTACATAAGTTTATACGTATTTTATTCCTATAAGTAAATACTTTCATATGTTACTagtattttatttctataattacataatatctatttgtgttaaatattttgatgaaaaatttTGTCCTCCACAATTGTTCTACCTGGcttgaaataaaagaagaaatggaaaaaaaaaaaaaaaactcacctaCACTTTCTGAAGAACTCAAGAACACTAATCTCAactgaaacaaagaacaaataatatagaaaggtattttcaacataaatatattttataaaaactaacacGAACAAAACAAGAACAGAACATACAGGTAGgtgtttgtaaattaaaaacagcaacagaaacaaagaaaaacgtTTTGATAAAGAGATCTGATATGCAACCATATGTTTAAAGATTTTCCTGTCCCCTTTGCACCATCAAAAAGTCGAGGTGTTGTATTTGCACAATTTAAAGTCTTCAATGTTATCAACATTTACATTTTTCTagataaatttgttgatttttttaataattatcttaaaaattatatcaatcgATTGAATGGGAGACTGTGTATGACCattaaaaaactctttttttgttgtaaaaaaaaggtGATTTGATCTTTCTATTCTATAATTGCTATGCATGGCAGAAAATGCTCCCATTAGTTGGCTCGCgtattatattttcaatcacCTTGATTATCCAAACATACATTCTCAGATCATTTTCTCCTGAATTTCTAGTTTTCTTGCAGCCATTGGTAAAGGAAAACGTTCTACAGCAAGCATCactaaataaaaagaacaaggCATCTTTTTTTGGTGGTGTTGGGGGGTAACATCTAAAACCACATTTTGAACGTACGTAAAAACAGAAACCCAGCTTCTATAttctaaacaaaaacaattgcCGCATCTATAAACTATTCCAAAGATTGCTACATAAGGATTCCTGACTTACTGATTAAGAAACCTTGGCTTGTTTACAATTTTTTCCAATATTATGTTATTAGTAAGGCAACTTTTCACATGTTAAGCCCTCACAAAACTTGTCCTTGTTAATCTTCTTGCTTGTTGCTTCAGACGGTCCCTCTTGCATTTCCATTTGCAGATTTACAATATATATGGTTGAGTTCCTCAACTAGCAAAGTTGACTTCCCTAAGAAGTTTAACTATGTACTTTATTGGCGGAGAAAGAGGGTTTCATTTGGAAGAATTGGGACCACTGAAACTTAGGGAGATATTCACATCAAACATCTGGGGAAAGTGAAAATTGTAATGGATGCTAAAGAAACCAAGATGTCAAGTAACAATTGAATAAGTTGAAGTTGTTATGGGATATAGATGATTGAAGAATCCGAATTACCAGAAAATGTAAAGGAGATTCTTGAAGTGCTTCAACCTGATACCCGAAAACTTGAGAGTCTAAAGGTGGTAGGATATAAAAAGGTACTCATTTTTCACAATGGATGTCTAGTCCTTCTCTTAAATATTTAACTCATTTAAGGTTGGAGAATTGCGAAAGGTGTTTACAACTTCCATTGTTGGAGAAACCGTCTTCTTTAAAGAATCTAAACATATCTAAgatgattaatataaaatacatatatGATGAGTGCTATGATGGTGGAGTGGTTTTTGTGGCTCTAGAAATTTTGTCCATCTACAGTGAGCCAAACCTAATAAGGTTATCTAGGGAAGATGGGGAAAACATCTTCCCATACCTTTATTTGCCTTGGATTGTTGCATGTCCTAATTTTTTACCAGAAAAAGTCTTGGTGCAAGGGTTGCACTCTCTCAAGACATATTGTGGAAAGTGATAAGTTCAATGTGTCGGCAGGTTTTTAATGCTTGACTCGTCTTATGTATTTGCATATTGGCAACCAAAGAGAGGTGGAAGGTTTGCATGAGGCTTTATAATATATGATTACACTAAACATGTTAAATTTATGGGATCTTCGAAACCTAGAATCCTTGCCTGAATGCTTTGGAAACCTTTCCTTGCTTCGCCACTTGACTATTTCTTACTGTTCCAAGTTGAGGTGTGTTCCATAAAGCCTAAGCCTTAGCAATCTGgaatatttgtttatatatggTTGCCTTGAGTTAGAGAAGCATGTAAAAAGGAAACGGGAGAAGACTAGCCAAAAATATAGCTCACATTCGAGAAATTTATGTGAACGGtcgtttaatatatattattggtgTGCAGGTACATTCTAGATCTTATTCTTTcctcaatataaatataaatatatatatatatatatatatatatatgtaattattgaaattgaaagaaaacaatgataataattattcGGTCAAGACCATGTTACAAAGGTTACAAAGAGTATATGTATACACATATTCTAATGGTCAAATACATAAAATAGGAAACATAATTATGTAgttaatgataatatatttgGTTTGATCCTATGAATAAGGCTATGCATTTAATAAGATTTTCTTCCAAAGATTTAGAATCATTCCATAATTCTTTGCTTGATTTGTTGCTGTAGTTACATGATTCTTGTCACAAATAACGTTCGTTCCTAATATTTTagatttctttctcttttattgctCAAGTAATCAAAACTTAATAATCACTCTATGTCTCAATTAAGAATTCAAAATACTTTTTTCATGGAATAGTTTAAATCGCTATATTTCACGTGTTTTCTACTCACTAGCTTCTCCATAACATCATATCAGTGGTGTTTGAAGCGCCCAACGTTGTTTAATAAGGGAGACAGATTTGGGGAATATTTCATTAATTCTGTGTAGATTTCAGATTTTCATTTGTTGTACTGCACAATTTGTTTTATTCTGAAGCTGAAAATTGCATTCTTCCTTGTGAGCTGTAGTATCTTGGGACTTGGAGATCACCAATTGGATGATTTGTGCAGGTCGTGTTTGAAGATTTGTGTGTCTTCCTTTAAATTAAGTTTACAGTGAACTCTAATTTAAGCTTTGACTAACATGTTGCTGTATAATGTTCAAATATTCGTATTGTTtgctcctttgtttttttttttacctcctACACTGTTTTTATCAATGTATCAAAAAGTAGATTTGTGTGATTTACTTCTGTATTTATTTGAACTCTCGTGTCTTCTAATCAATGTATTTAAAACTGTATATATATTGAAGTTTGTAAACAACTTATAGGAGCTTTGGGACATGCAAAAAAGTGGCATGGTTTGATCCTCAAAAATGTGTAATTCCTAGGCCTTAGTATTAACATATTTACACACTTGCAACTGGAAGCAGCCTTATTTCAATATTTGCTAAAGGAGAACACCgagaaattaatataattaatatcttagatttaattatatttttcaaactttgatttttaattatgttaaataatattatttaatttatgtaacGGACCTCACCTACtaagataaagttttattgttattgtattgTATCTTACGTACAATTGGAGTTCATCTTGCTAATTagacatttttttcctttctcctaTCTTCCATGAACAACTTAAAATGCATGTATATGCAAACTAATTATatagcaaaagaaaacaaaacaggGAAGAACAACAAAAGAATATTCCTGAGACTCTGAGCCGAAGAAAAAGTTCTTAACTCCAATGACATTGAGCATACGGGAAGCCAAAACTCCTACCATTGCCCCAAATGTCttcttatttgttatattttttgggGAACTCATGCTTTAGATACTGAGATCCAAGATTTTAATGCAATGCACCTTTGATACAACATGTTGCATATATCTCTGGGCATAATCAAAAGGCATGTAAGAAGACCAATATTACTGTTGTCAAAAGTCTTGCTGAGGATCCAAAATAAATCAGCAACAAGGAACCTCCATAGGACAGTAGCATCGACTCTCCCTCACAGGCTATTGAATAAACAATAACAGGTTTGCGtctattctatttatttactatatattACCATTAATAAAAGAATGTCATTGCTGCAGCATGTCATGTTTTGGTGGTTTCATTTCCTGCTCATGGTAATCATGTCTTGGCAGATTGTCATACTATAACCATCTCTCACTATTAGAATCTGAAGCTGGGACTTCATCTTTCAATAAAATCTTAGACTGGGATACTAAGCCTGAGAGCCTAAGGGGCAAAACGAGATATATATGAATTTCatcgattaatttttttttaatcaagagTGTTAGCAACACTATCTAACTCCAGCACACTCTTTCCATTGATTAAAATTCATGTACACCCCACTGATTTAAGAATGCTACTAACATAATTGGTGAGACTTACATAAATTTCACCCAATGAAATATCAAAAgtattaaagattttttttattgaatgcaGAAAACATCTAATCAAGAGTTAGTGACATATCACTAGAAAtactgaaatttatttaaaagaaccTCCGATAGATGTAACCATCAAAGAATACAGtgccaacattttttttcttgtgagaATGTTACATTTATCCACGGGCCGCAAGACACGGTAAATAAATGTTATCGATCATTAGTCTAAGGGAGTAATTCCGAATTTAGAAAGAATACAAGGGGATGATAAACCCCAAAACAATAATGCCTTTATTCTTATGTTCCCTCAAACCTAATTTATGCAGTTCAGAAAAAGTGGGAAAGACCACTGTGAGGGTGAAAAACCACCCTTTACCTAAATACCAAAATCTTCTGAAATAGAAACCATGGGGGAGGGTAGTGAATATTCCTCATTACAATGGTACCAAATTTTCAACTCAACACCACCACACATCTACCGCAGTGtgtattttagaaattattaacAGAAATGGTGCCTTAAATTTCAGGATGATTTGGCGACCAATTGCTCGAGCTTCTCCAGTGTTACACTTTTCGGCCTTTCGAGTGGCATTCCAAGAGCCCTGTCCCATATCAACTGAAATCCACCAAAAGAGAAATGTTAACCCAAGGTAACAAAAAGAGAAGGCTGTTTCTTCCAGCACCCTATAGTTTCACCTAAACCCCTCTTAAATTCCGGATTAGGCAATCCAGAATGTAAAACCCTGATTCTGGTTTAACTTTTCCATAATAAAAGGTGGCACCCCTTGTAAAATTCCGGATTATTAATCCAGAATGTAAAACTTTCATTCTGGACTAACCTTTCCGTAA from Glycine soja cultivar W05 chromosome 8, ASM419377v2, whole genome shotgun sequence includes:
- the LOC114422896 gene encoding uncharacterized protein LOC114422896 — protein: MAYLRFSHAAPQPHLTLGFPSPPQFLSIAAPKFSPSSSTIRCKGFSRLIVNQRLVTVFATNPNSVGEKSPTEGSDVNETSNAAQGPPLLTILAGFFVLFVVCWSIWSIITWLISLIVNVPAP